Proteins found in one Elgaria multicarinata webbii isolate HBS135686 ecotype San Diego chromosome 12, rElgMul1.1.pri, whole genome shotgun sequence genomic segment:
- the HMBS gene encoding porphobilinogen deaminase isoform X2 — protein MTSAPPATDKNGLKNQIIRVGTRKSQLARIQTDSVVQMLQEHHSHLRFEIVAMSTTGDKILDTALSKIGEKSLFTKELENALQRKEVDLVVHSLKDLPTSLPPGFTIGAVCKRESPYDAVVFHPRHAGKTLSSLPEKSVIGTSSLRRAAQLKRMFPQLEFRDIRGNLNTRLKKLDEKEDFSAIVLAAAGLRRMGWESRIGQILSPTECLYAVGQGALAVEVRARDQEILDMVSVLHDGETVLRCIAERAFMKHLEGGCSVPVAVTTLLKDFQLYMTGAVYSLDGSDSLRETMQTSVNFSQENGDGPNDDIQHVGITAKNIPHLAQEAAEKLGIELAGLLLSRGAGHILSVARQLNDA, from the exons ATGACCAGCGCGCCGCCCGCAACG GACAAAAATGGCTTGAAGAACCAGATTATCCGTGTGGGAACCAGGAAGAGCCAG CTGGCCCGGATCCAGACGGACAGCGTGGTGCAGATGCTGCAGGAACACCACTCGCACCTCCGCTTCGAGATTG TTGCCATGTCCACCACTGGGGACAAGATCCTGGACACGGCGCTGTCCAAG aTTGGGGAGAAAAGCCTCTTCACCAAGGAGCTGGAAAATGCACTGCAAAGGAAGGA GGTTGACTTGGTGGTGCACTCCCTGAAGGACCTGCCCACGTCCCTCCCGCCCGGCTTCACCATTGGCGCCGTCTGCAA GAGAGAGAGCCCCTACGACGCCGTGGTCTTTCACCCCAGACATGCTGGCAAAACCCTCAGCAGCCTCCCCGAGAAGAG tgtgaTTGGGACCAGCTCACTTCGTCGGGCAGCTCAGCTGAAGAGGATGTTCCCTCAGCTGGAATTCCGGGATATT AGGGGCAATTTGAACACCCGCTTGAAGAAGCTGGACGAGAAGGAGGACTTCAGCGCCATTGTTCTGGCTGCTGCCGGCCTGCGGCGGATGGGCTGGGAGAGCCGCATTGGCCAG ATCCTGAGCCCCACGGAGTGCTTATACGCTGTCGGGCAG GGTGCCCTAGCTGTGGAGGTGAGAGCCAGAGACCAGGAGATTCTGGACATGGTGTCTGTTCTGCACGATGGGGAGACCGTGCTGCGCTGCATTGCCGAGAGGGCCTTCATGAAGCACCTG GAGGGTGGCTGCAGCGTGCCGGTGGCAGTGACCACCCTGCTGAAGGACTTTCAG TTATATATGACTGGAGCCGTTTACAGCCTGGATGGATCCGACAGCCTGCGGGAGACCATGCAAACCAGCGTGAATTTCTCACAGGAG AACGGAGATGGGCCCAATGATGACATCCAGCACGTCGGCATCACAGCCAAGAACATCCCCCACCTGGCTCAAGAGGCTGCAGAGAAGCTGGGCATTGAGCTGGCTGGGCTGCTGTTGAGCCGAGGGGCCGGGCACATCCTCAGCGTGGCCAGGCAGCTGAACGACGCCTGA
- the HMBS gene encoding porphobilinogen deaminase isoform X1 codes for MAMEGQQRPDKNGLKNQIIRVGTRKSQLARIQTDSVVQMLQEHHSHLRFEIVAMSTTGDKILDTALSKIGEKSLFTKELENALQRKEVDLVVHSLKDLPTSLPPGFTIGAVCKRESPYDAVVFHPRHAGKTLSSLPEKSVIGTSSLRRAAQLKRMFPQLEFRDIRGNLNTRLKKLDEKEDFSAIVLAAAGLRRMGWESRIGQILSPTECLYAVGQGALAVEVRARDQEILDMVSVLHDGETVLRCIAERAFMKHLEGGCSVPVAVTTLLKDFQLYMTGAVYSLDGSDSLRETMQTSVNFSQENGDGPNDDIQHVGITAKNIPHLAQEAAEKLGIELAGLLLSRGAGHILSVARQLNDA; via the exons ATGGCAATGGAGGGGCAGCAGCGTCCG GACAAAAATGGCTTGAAGAACCAGATTATCCGTGTGGGAACCAGGAAGAGCCAG CTGGCCCGGATCCAGACGGACAGCGTGGTGCAGATGCTGCAGGAACACCACTCGCACCTCCGCTTCGAGATTG TTGCCATGTCCACCACTGGGGACAAGATCCTGGACACGGCGCTGTCCAAG aTTGGGGAGAAAAGCCTCTTCACCAAGGAGCTGGAAAATGCACTGCAAAGGAAGGA GGTTGACTTGGTGGTGCACTCCCTGAAGGACCTGCCCACGTCCCTCCCGCCCGGCTTCACCATTGGCGCCGTCTGCAA GAGAGAGAGCCCCTACGACGCCGTGGTCTTTCACCCCAGACATGCTGGCAAAACCCTCAGCAGCCTCCCCGAGAAGAG tgtgaTTGGGACCAGCTCACTTCGTCGGGCAGCTCAGCTGAAGAGGATGTTCCCTCAGCTGGAATTCCGGGATATT AGGGGCAATTTGAACACCCGCTTGAAGAAGCTGGACGAGAAGGAGGACTTCAGCGCCATTGTTCTGGCTGCTGCCGGCCTGCGGCGGATGGGCTGGGAGAGCCGCATTGGCCAG ATCCTGAGCCCCACGGAGTGCTTATACGCTGTCGGGCAG GGTGCCCTAGCTGTGGAGGTGAGAGCCAGAGACCAGGAGATTCTGGACATGGTGTCTGTTCTGCACGATGGGGAGACCGTGCTGCGCTGCATTGCCGAGAGGGCCTTCATGAAGCACCTG GAGGGTGGCTGCAGCGTGCCGGTGGCAGTGACCACCCTGCTGAAGGACTTTCAG TTATATATGACTGGAGCCGTTTACAGCCTGGATGGATCCGACAGCCTGCGGGAGACCATGCAAACCAGCGTGAATTTCTCACAGGAG AACGGAGATGGGCCCAATGATGACATCCAGCACGTCGGCATCACAGCCAAGAACATCCCCCACCTGGCTCAAGAGGCTGCAGAGAAGCTGGGCATTGAGCTGGCTGGGCTGCTGTTGAGCCGAGGGGCCGGGCACATCCTCAGCGTGGCCAGGCAGCTGAACGACGCCTGA
- the VPS11 gene encoding vacuolar protein sorting-associated protein 11 homolog has product MAAYLQWRRFAFFDRETLTSSEGGPALVPSGITVCDSGRGSLVFGDREGQIWFLPHSLELSSFQAYKLRVTHLYQLKQHSILVSVGEDEEGINPLVKVWNLEKRDGGNPLCTRIFPAIPGNKPTVVSCLTVHENLNFMAIGFADGSVVLTKGDITRDRHSKTQILHEGSYPVTGLAFRQSGKTTHLFVATTENIQCYTLSVKDYPEVELDTRGCGLRCSTLSDPSQDLQFIVAGDECVYLYQPDERGPCFAFEGQKLIAHWHRGYLVIVSKDRKASPKSEFAEADPQNSDKQILNIYDLSNKFIAYSSVFDDVVDVLAEWGCLYVLTRDGNLYLLQEKDTQTKLEMLFKKNLFEMAINLARSHHLDNDGLSEIFRQYGDHLYNKGNHDGAIQQYIRTIGKLEPSYVIRKFLDAQRIHNLTAYLQTLHLQSLANADHTTLLLNCYTKLKDISKLEEFIKTSESEVHFDVETAIKVLRQAGCYSHAVYLAEKHAHHEWYLKIQLEDIKNYQEALGYIGKLPFEQAESNMKRYGKTLMHHVPDETTELLKVLCTDYQPAGDREGLGALQGTTANPDEFIPIFANNSRELKAFLEHMSEVQPDSPQGVYDTLLELRLQNWAHEKDPQVKERLHHEAVSLLKSGRFRDDFDKALVLCQMHNFKDGVLYLYEQRKLFQQIMHYHMQNEQYKKVVEVCEQYGDQEACLWEQALGYFAHKEEDCKEYVTAVLKHIETKHLMPPLLVVQTLAHNSTATLSVIKDYLVSKLQRQSRQIEDDEQKIQKYREETKRIRQEIEELKTSPKIFQKTKCSICTSALELPSVHFRCGHSFHQHCFESYSESGSECPTCMPENRKVMDMIRAQEQKRDLHDQFQHQLKRSNDSFSVVADYFGRGVFNKLTLLTDLPPGKSAAALDAGLQRDLLIHTKRST; this is encoded by the exons ATGGCTGCCTACTTGCAGTGGCGGCGCTTCGCCTTCTTCGACCGCGAGACGCTGACCTCGTCCGAGGGGGGCCCCGCGCTCGTGCCCTCGGGCATCACGGTCTGCGACTCGGGCCGGGGCAGCCTCGTCTTCGGGG ATAGGGAAGGCCAGATCTGGTTCCTGCCGCACTCCCTCGAACTCAGCAGCTTCCAGGCTTACAAGCTGAGAGTGACACACCTCTACCAACTGAAGCAGCACAGCATCTTGGTTTCCGTCGGGGAGGACGAGGAAGGAATTAACCCTTTG GTCAAAGTCTGGAATCTAGAGAAACGTGATGGTGGGAATCCTCTCTGCACTAGGATTTTCCCTGCAATACCAGGCAACAAGCCCACTGTTGTGTCCTGCCTCACAGTCCATGAGAATCTCAACTTCATGGCTATTG GATTTGCAGACGGGAGCGTTGTGCTTACGAAAGGGGACATCACGAGAGATCGACACAGTAAGACTCAAATCCTTCACGAAGGAAGTTACCCAGTTACGGGCCTCGCGTTCCGCCAGTCTGGCAAGACGACTCATCTGTTTGTTGCCACCACTGAAAACATCCAG TGTTACACGCTTTCAGTGAAGGACTACCCAGAGGTGGAGCTGGATACCCGTGGCTGTGGGCTGCGCTGCTCCACGCTCAGCGATCCTTCCCAGGACCTCCAGTTCATTGTGGCAGGAGACGAGTGCGTTTATCTGTACCAGCCCGATGAGCGCGGGCCCTGCTTCGCCTTCGAGGGCCAGAAGCTGATTGCCCACTGGCATCGGGGCTACCTCGTCATCGTGTCCAAGGACCGGAAGGCTTCCCCAAA GTCTGAGTTTGCCGAGGCTGATCCGCAGAATTCTGACAAGCAAATCCTGAATATCTACGACTTGAGTAACAAGTTCATTGCGTACAGCTCTGTCTTTGATGACGTGGTGGATGTCCTGGCAGAGTGGGGGTGCCTGTATGTGCTGACCAGAGACGGGAATCTCTATCTGCTGCAGGAGAAGGATACACAAACCAAGCTGGAG ATGCTCTTCAAGAAGAACCTCTTTGAAATGGCCATTAACCTGGCTAGGAGTCACCACCTGGACAATGATGGTTTGTCTGAGATCTTCCGCCAGTATGGAGATCACCTATACAACAAGGGCAACCACGATGGTGCCATCCAGCAATACATCCG cACCATTGGGAAACTAGAGCCCTCCTACGTCATTCGCAAGTTTCTGGATGCTCAACGGATCCACAACCTAACCGCTTACTTGCAGACGCTCCACCTGCAGTCCCTGGCGAATGCCGACCACACCACGCTGCTACTCAATTGCTACACTAAGCTGAAGGACATCTCCAAGCTGGAAGAGTTCATCAAG ACCAGCGAGAGCGAGGTGCACTTTGACGTGGAGACGGCCATCAAGGTGCTGCGCCAGGCAGGCTGTTACTCTCACGCCGTGTACCTGGCTGAGAAGCACGCGCACCACGAGTGGTACCTCAAGATCCAGCTGGAGGATATCAAG AACTACCAGGAGGCCCTGGGCTACATTGGCAAGCTGCCCTTTGAGCAGGCCGAGAGCAACATGAAGCGGTACGGCAAGACCCTCATGCATCACGTTCCGGATGAGACCACCGAGCTGCTGAAGGTCCTGTGCACAGACTACCAGCCGGCGGGGGACCGCGAGGGCCTCGGAGCGCTGCAAGGCACGACG GCCAATCCTGACGAGTTCATTCCCATCTTTGCCAACAACTCCCGGGAGCTGAAGGCCTTCTTAGAGCACATGTCGGAGGTGCAGCCCGATTCCCCGCAGGGCGTATACGACACTCTGCTGGAGCTCCGCCTCCAGAACTGGGCTCACGAGAAGGACCCACAG GTCAAAGAGAGGCTGCACCATGAAGCCGTCTCCTTGCTGAAGAGCGGCCGCTTCCGGGACGACTTCGATAAGGCTCTGGTCCTGTGTCAGATGCACAACTTCAAGGACGGTGTCCTGTACCTCTACGAACAGCGCAAGCT TTTCCAGCAGATCATGCACTACCACATGCAGAACGAGCAGTACAAGAAGGTGGTCGAGGTCTGCGAGCAGTACGGGGACCAGGAGGCCTGCCTGTGGGAACAAGCCCTGGGCTACTTTGCTCACAAGGAGGAGGACTGCAAGGAGTACGTCACGGCCGTGCTGAAGCACATCGAGACCAAGCACCTCATGCCGCCCCTGCTGG TTGTACAGACGTTGGCTCACAACTCCACGGCCACCCTGTCGGTCATTAAGGATTACCTGGTTAGCAAGCTGCAGAGGCAGAGCCGCCAGATTGAAGACGACGAGCAGAAGATTCAGAAATACCGGGAAGAGACCAAGCGGATCCGCCAGGAGATCGAGGAGCTCAAGACAAG CCCCAAGATCTTCCAGAAGACCAAGTGCAGCATCTGCACCAGCGCCTTAGAGCTGCCCTCGGTGCACTTCCGCTGCGGCCACTCCTTCCACCAGCACTGCTTCGAGAGCTACTCGGAAAGTGGGTCGGAGTGCCCGACCTGCATGCCGGAGAACCGCAAAGTCATGGACATGATCCGCGCCCAAGAGCAGAAGCGGGACTTGCACGACCAGTTCCAGCACCAg CTGAAACGCTCCAATGACAGCTTCTCGGTGGTTGCAGATTATTTTGGCCGGGGGGTTTTCAATAAACTCACCCTCCTCACAGACCTTCCTCCGGGCAAATCTGCTGCAGCGCTTGATGCAGGCTTGCAGCGCGACCTCCTTATACACACCAAAAGGAGCACCTAG